A single genomic interval of Pieris brassicae chromosome 14, ilPieBrab1.1, whole genome shotgun sequence harbors:
- the LOC123718009 gene encoding mediator of RNA polymerase II transcription subunit 28: MAAPSNGTGNLVDEFEESFQHCLNVFTKQEASTCVEKEEVKVEVERFIDLARQMEASFLQKRFLLSAMKPELLVKEENNDLKCELQRKEELLRRHYDKISQWHNLLADLQGHTVYNKCQQQTTPQPMQQAASPMQQPCSVQQSVQAQQMAAAAAAQQAALQQQAMQQQQVRPPLPPAYPNTVTRR, encoded by the exons ATGGCTGCTCCATCCAACGGGACTGGAAATCTTGTAGACGAGTTTGAAGAGTCATTCCAG caTTGTCTAAACGTGTTTACGAAGCAAGAAGCGTCAACATGTGTGGAGAAGGAAGAAGTCAAAGTCGAAGTTGAAAGGTTCATTGACCTGGCGAGGCAGATGGAAGCCTCCTTCTTACAGAAAAG GTTCTTACTATCAGCTATGAAGCCGGAACTGCTCGTAAAAGAAGAGAACAACGACTTGAAATGCGAGTTGCAGCGCAAGGAAGAGTTGCTCAGACGTCACTACGATAAGATCAGCCAGTGGCATAATCTGTTAGCTGATCTTCAG GGTCACACAGTATACAACAAGTGTCAACAGCAAACGACACCGCAGCCGATGCAACAAGCCGCCTCTCCGATGCAACAACCGTGCAGCGTGCAGCAAAGCGTGCAG GCCCAGCAAATGGCAGCTGCAGCAGCCGCGCAGCAAGCGGCGCTCCAGCAGCAAGCAATGCAGCAACAACAGGTCAGACCTCCTTTACCGCCCGCGTATCCTAATACCGTCACGAGGCGgtaa
- the LOC123718008 gene encoding probable lysine-specific demethylase 4B yields the protein MSGGDEICSSGTGVNIQVFRPTWDEFKDFNKYIQYMESKGANKAGLAKVIPPPEWVPRRNGYDLEDLNITIPSPICQVVTGKQGLFQQINIQKKSMTVKQFSVLANSAKYCTPRHTSFEDLERKYWKNVTYVAPIYGADVNGSITDPDVNEWNINRLGTILDFVNSDYGIEIDGVNTAYLYFGMWKTTFAWHTEDMDLYSINYLHFGEPKTWYAVPPEHGKRFERIAAGFFPTSAKTCQAFLRHKMTLISPQILKQYSVPVNKITQEAGEIMITFPYGYHAGFNHGFNCAESTNFAAPRWVEYGKRATQCTCSNDMVKISMDTFVKRFQPDRYELWLKGQDIGCHPEQPEKMVPAPHPSGQDILCNKNNTELPQTFIEAEEEGLKKKKRHPLHLKRAMASKSISEGAIAVSILGHDVMDDDEMAMAEGDLDMMTSMKKPIMPIEPGDPQLDALEDIWLKGDEMDPSEAQLPDVGYMDSDKDSDYEVPKTKKPNKVRKPRKDSIKKEKKEVDEVDKPKTTPKKRQIKTKKLSNKELEDMSDVISNWDLPHHNILTETVVSQSDPLSNITDTNTEAKNTTLQRDITNEPKKRKPGRKPKDPSQDTPKKDIKKEQTKRTPRPKKEKLEGDKLRKPRKQKAPKCNPDFEYHSPLQPVISRQNKIYNEQSPKHHKKPPGCPKVYPGLADTNSRVPSVLPPINKNPSAFESEFHKFMTKNQNELTPIYHKKSPPKTKRTETKPVKEAIPQRTDFPLPIGQYNDNIFLDTPIDYRMYQTQGMPPPQMANPSQDRKAWRGDYYSNSYNFNNPYDSMNHPFYRSPYQTPWYNYQK from the coding sequence ATGTCTGGTGGAGATGAGATATGTTCGTCGGGGACAGGTGTTAACATCCAAGTTTTTCGTCCTACTTGGGATGAATTCAaagattttaacaaatatatacagtatatgGAATCAAAAGGAGCAAATAAAGCTGGTCTTGCTAAAGTTATTCCTCCACCAGAGTGGGTTCCCAGGCGAAATGGTTATGACTTAGAAGACCTGAACATCACAATTCCGTCACCAATTTGTCAGGTTGTTACAGGAAAGCAAGGTTTATttcaacaaattaatattcaaaaaaaatcaatgacagTCAAACAGTTCTCGGTACTTGCGAACTCTGCGAAATACTGTACACCACGACACACTAGTTTTGAAGACTTAGAACGTAAGTATTGGAAGAATGTCACCTATGTGGCACCCATTTATGGCGCAGATGTGAATGGAAGCATTACAGACCCTGATGTTAATGAATGGAACATCAACCGCTTAGGTACTATCTTGGACTTTGTTAACTCTGACTATGGCATCGAAATAGATGGTGTGAATACGGCATATCTCTATTTTGGTATGTGGAAGACAACATTTGCGTGGCATACAGAAGATATGGATttgtattcaattaattatttgcacTTTGGTGAGCCTAAAACTTGGTATGCAGTGCCTCCTGAACATGGAAAACGGTTTGAACGAATAGCTGCTGGTTTCTTTCCGACTTCCGCTAAAACATGCCAAGCATTTTTAAGGCACAAGATGACTTTAATCTCACCTCAAATCTTAAAGCAATATTCTGTACCGGTTAACAAAATTACTCAAGAGGCTGGTGAAATTATGATAACATTTCCCTATGGATATCATGCTGGGTTTAACCATGGTTTTAACTGTGCTGAGTCAACAAACTTTGCTGCACCAAGGTGGGTTGAATATGGAAAGCGAGCCACTCAGTGCACTTGCAGCAATGACATGGTAAAAATTTCTATGGATACATTTGTGAAACGGTTCCAACCTGACCGCTATGAGTTATGGCTTAAAGGGCAAGATATAGGCTGCCACCCAGAACAACCAGAAAAAATGGTTCCTGCTCCACATCCGTCAGGTCAAGATattctttgtaataaaaataatacagaacTTCCACAAACATTTATTGAAGCTGAAGAAGAAGGTTtgaaaaagaagaaaagaCATCCACTACACTTAAAACGTGCCATGGCAAGTAAAAGCATTTCTGAAGGGGCTATTGCAGTGTCAATATTGGGTCATGATGTCATGGATGATGACGAAATGGCTATGGCGGAAGGAGATTTAGACATGATGACATCAATGAAAAAACCTATAATGCCAATAGAGCCAGGAGACCCACAGCTGGATGCCCTAGAAGATATATGGCTGAAAGGAGACGAGATGGACCCTTCAGAAGCACAGTTGCCAGATGTTGGTTACATGGATTCTGATAAAGACTCAGACTATGAAGTACCTAAGACAAAAAAGCCCAATAAAGTCAGAAAACCGAGAAAGGACAGTAttaaaaaagagaaaaaagAGGTAGATGAAGTAGACAAGCCAAAAACTACTCCGAAAAAAAGGCAGATTAAAACGAAAAAATTGTCAAACAAAGAGCTTGAAGACATGTCAGATGTAATATCAAATTGGGACTTACCACATCACAACATTTTAACTGAAACAGTAGTTAGTCAATCAGATCCATTAAGTAACATTACCGACACAAATACAGAGGCTAAAAACACAACACTACAGAGAGACATCACAAATGAACCTAAAAAGAGAAAACCAGGTAGAAAACCTAAAGACCCTAGTCAGGACACACCGaagaaagatattaaaaaagaacagACTAAACGCACACCTAGGCCAAAGAAAGAAAAGCTTGAAGGGGACAAATTACGCAAACCAAGAAAACAAAAGGCTCCAAAATGCAATCCAGACTTTGAGTATCATTCACCTCTACAGCCTGTTATTTCCAGacagaataaaatttataacgaACAGTCTCCAAAACATCATAAAAAGCCACCTGGTTGTCCTAAAGTATATCCAGGACTTGCCGACACAAATTCACGAGTACCTTCAGTATTGCCACCTATAAATAAGAATCCTAGTGCTTTTGAAAGTGAATTTCACAAATTCATGACAAAAAATCAAAACGAATTAACGCCTATATACCATAAGAAGTCCCCACCGAAAACAAAGAGAACTGAAACTAAACCAGTAAAAGAAGCTATACCACAGAGAACAGACTTTCCGCTTCCAATTGGGCagtataatgataatattttcctAGACACACCGATAGATTATAGAATGTATCAAACACAAGGTATGCCACCACCACAGATGGCAAACCCCTCACAAGATAGAAAAGCATGGCGAGGAGATTATTATTCGAactcttataattttaataacccTTATGATTCAATGAATCACCCATTTTACAGAAGTCCCTATCAAACACCCTggtataattatcaaaaatag